One Pseudomonas sp. C27(2019) DNA window includes the following coding sequences:
- the rdgB gene encoding RdgB/HAM1 family non-canonical purine NTP pyrophosphatase, with protein sequence MKELVLASHNTGKLRELQALLGDAVVIRSVSEFTEVEPEETGLTFIENAILKARYACQVSGLPALADDSGLTVDYLKGAPGIYSARYSAIGGDAGNNQKLLNTLQGVPDAQRGAQFICVLALLQHANDPLPIICEGRWHGRILHAPAGEHGFGYDPLFYVAEQDCSSAQLPSAIKNQLSHRARAMQLLKQQLSL encoded by the coding sequence ATGAAAGAGCTTGTTTTAGCCAGTCATAACACTGGCAAGCTGCGCGAACTGCAAGCACTACTGGGCGACGCGGTCGTGATTCGCTCAGTCAGTGAGTTCACTGAAGTTGAGCCAGAAGAAACGGGTTTGACCTTCATTGAAAACGCTATTTTAAAAGCCCGCTATGCCTGCCAAGTTTCCGGCTTACCAGCGCTAGCGGATGACTCAGGTTTAACTGTTGATTACTTAAAGGGCGCACCGGGAATTTACTCAGCGCGCTACAGCGCAATAGGCGGCGATGCGGGTAATAACCAAAAACTGCTCAACACACTACAAGGCGTGCCGGACGCACAGCGTGGTGCTCAGTTTATTTGCGTATTAGCCTTATTGCAGCACGCCAACGATCCTTTGCCGATCATCTGTGAAGGACGCTGGCACGGTCGTATTCTGCATGCGCCAGCGGGTGAGCATGGCTTTGGCTATGATCCTCTGTTTTATGTCGCCGAACAGGATTGCAGCAGCGCACAACTGCCCAGCGCGATTAAAAATCAACTCAGTCATCGCGCTCGAGCCATGCAGCTGCTTAAACAACAGCTGTCGCTATGA
- a CDS encoding DUF4426 domain-containing protein — protein sequence MRYLLALSLSFFMAFAAHAEVKRQQSYGELDVHYNIFNSTFLQPDTAKAVGLNRSKNQAVLNVSMVKNGKGQKGAVSGSFKNLLGQTHVLTFKEIDEGDAVYYLTQFAITSQELLRFELQVTDSDSKTHTLKFNQEVFPDL from the coding sequence ATGCGCTATTTACTGGCTCTAAGTTTAAGTTTTTTTATGGCGTTTGCTGCGCACGCCGAAGTTAAGCGCCAACAAAGCTACGGTGAGCTGGATGTACATTACAACATCTTTAACTCAACCTTTTTACAACCTGACACCGCCAAAGCGGTCGGCTTAAATCGCAGCAAAAACCAAGCTGTTTTGAATGTATCAATGGTCAAAAATGGCAAGGGACAAAAAGGTGCGGTCTCCGGCAGCTTTAAAAACCTACTCGGGCAAACACACGTCCTGACCTTTAAAGAAATTGATGAAGGCGATGCCGTTTACTACTTGACTCAATTTGCCATTACCAGCCAAGAACTGTTGCGCTTTGAGCTGCAAGTAACCGACAGCGACAGTAAAACCCATACCTTAAAGTTCAATCAAGAAGTGTTCCCTGATTTATGA
- the metW gene encoding methionine biosynthesis protein MetW yields the protein MRADLEIIQQWIPANSRVLDLGCGNGELLSWLQDNRNVTGYGLEIDPDNIAACVEKGVNVIEQDLDLGLGNFASNSFDVVVMTQALQVVHYPDKILQEMLRVGRTCIITFPNFGHWRCRWYLAHKGRMPVSDFLPYTWYNTPNIHFCTFADFEALCRDMQMTVLDRLAVDRQHRHNIGNRIWPNLLGEIGIYRVTGANAR from the coding sequence ATGAGAGCAGATTTAGAAATTATCCAGCAATGGATTCCCGCTAATAGCCGCGTGTTGGATTTAGGTTGCGGTAATGGTGAGCTTTTATCGTGGCTGCAAGACAATAGAAATGTCACCGGCTATGGTTTAGAAATCGATCCTGACAATATTGCCGCCTGCGTCGAAAAAGGCGTTAATGTCATCGAGCAAGACCTCGATTTGGGTTTGGGCAACTTTGCCAGCAACAGTTTTGACGTAGTGGTGATGACGCAAGCACTGCAAGTGGTGCATTATCCGGATAAAATCTTGCAAGAAATGCTGCGTGTTGGGCGCACTTGTATTATCACCTTTCCAAATTTTGGCCATTGGCGTTGCCGCTGGTATTTGGCGCACAAGGGCCGCATGCCGGTCTCAGACTTTTTACCTTATACATGGTACAACACACCTAACATTCACTTTTGCACCTTTGCTGACTTTGAGGCGTTGTGCCGTGATATGCAAATGACTGTCTTAGATCGTCTTGCGGTAGATCGCCAGCATCGCCACAATATTGGCAATCGAATCTGGCCCAACTTACTCGGTGAAATTGGTATTTACCGTGTGACCGGTGCTAATGCTCGTTAA
- a CDS encoding homoserine O-acetyltransferase, which produces MSSVFPADSVGLVSPKVAHFDEPLNLACGRTLDQYELIYETYGKLNAAASNAVLICHALSGTHHAAGYHSIEDRKPGWWDACIGPGKAIDTTKFFVVSLNNLGGCHGSTGPSSRNPKTGRVYGADFPIVTVEDWVHSQARLADQLGIAQWAAVVGGSLGGMQAMQWTISYPERVRHCVAIAAAPRLSAQNIGFNEVARQAILTDPDFHAGHFVEEGKVPKRGLILARMVGHITYLSDDSMGQKFGRELRTDRLNYDFHSVEFQVESYLRYQGEQFSTRFDANTYLLMTKALDYFDPAAKHDGDLAATFSAAKANFLLVSFTTDWRFSPARSREIVDALIDAKKNVSYLEIDAPQGHDAFLIPIPRYLQAFRGYMNRISV; this is translated from the coding sequence GTGTCTTCCGTTTTTCCTGCAGATTCTGTCGGTTTAGTCAGCCCTAAGGTGGCTCATTTTGATGAGCCCTTGAACTTAGCCTGCGGCCGCACCCTTGATCAATACGAACTGATCTATGAAACCTATGGCAAGCTCAATGCCGCAGCCAGCAATGCAGTGCTCATCTGTCATGCGCTGTCTGGCACCCATCATGCGGCGGGCTATCACAGCATTGAGGATCGCAAACCTGGCTGGTGGGACGCCTGCATCGGCCCGGGCAAAGCCATTGATACGACCAAATTCTTTGTCGTCAGCCTGAATAATCTAGGAGGCTGCCACGGCTCCACTGGTCCGAGCAGTCGCAACCCGAAAACAGGCAGAGTCTACGGCGCAGACTTCCCTATCGTCACTGTCGAAGACTGGGTGCACAGTCAAGCACGCCTCGCTGACCAACTGGGCATTGCGCAATGGGCCGCGGTTGTTGGTGGCAGTTTAGGCGGCATGCAAGCGATGCAATGGACCATCAGCTACCCCGAGCGCGTGCGCCATTGCGTGGCAATTGCTGCTGCACCGCGCTTATCAGCTCAAAATATTGGTTTTAATGAAGTGGCACGGCAAGCTATTTTAACTGACCCTGACTTTCATGCAGGGCACTTTGTTGAAGAAGGCAAAGTGCCCAAGCGCGGCCTGATTTTAGCGCGCATGGTGGGGCACATTACCTATCTATCAGATGACTCAATGGGCCAGAAATTTGGCCGTGAGTTAAGAACGGACCGACTCAACTATGATTTTCATAGCGTTGAGTTTCAAGTTGAAAGTTATTTACGTTATCAAGGTGAGCAGTTTTCGACCCGCTTTGATGCCAACACCTATTTGCTGATGACTAAAGCACTCGACTATTTTGACCCAGCAGCCAAACATGACGGTGATTTAGCAGCAACATTCAGTGCAGCAAAAGCTAACTTCTTACTGGTATCCTTTACCACAGACTGGCGTTTCTCCCCCGCCCGCTCGCGCGAGATTGTCGACGCTCTGATAGATGCGAAAAAGAACGTATCCTATTTAGAGATTGATGCACCGCAAGGTCACGATGCTTTCCTGATTCCAATCCCACGTTACCTGCAAGCATTTCGTGGCTACATGAACCGCATCAGCGTGTGA
- a CDS encoding dynamin family protein: protein MNMQSLHKHMDEYALWKRSLIREIMRYRTWLARNQLDTPELLKQLEQSIKSLRADHITLAFIGEFSRGKTELINSLFFANFSQRLLPSAAGRTTMCPTEIFFDSGQAASSIQLLPIETRYYNHSITELKLHPERWLSIDLDYSDTDSLIHAFAHIAQTKSVAAEEAIALGFLPDTLEPAELPEHVLIPAWRHALINIDHPLLRQGLRIIDTPGLNALGSEPELTLSLLPQAQAIVFLLSAESGVTASDMAIWQDYVRPHQAAQPTLQFAVLNKIDTLWDSLNHDAFAEYSIQMIQNQTAQILGLEPSQVLPLSAKGALQAKIYNDPELLARSRIKTLEDTLSRHVVAQKEQHLERSIVEQLCTLLSSSQKRMSQRIQLADTERQQLNQQPHSNSSVLRDLLEQAKIEHQAYHSKLLNLKSNQRLLHRQGDILCALMNSHALKNTILDTQKTFTNSWTTLGINRAITDFFKALENNLHAFENEALMANKMIRAIYLRHDLEQPAIGIEIPVLRVKRYRRDLELLRTKADGFRRNIKTLLTEQYQLSRRFFSTLVQEAISQHERIRHDTLIWSNNALTPLIQQNLEQKQLLENHILRLKSLAQSAHSSQQRNQLLNQFISDLSAQQIEAQEILRNISRPAPQRRHAKVVQLATPLTATGKD from the coding sequence ATGAACATGCAATCGCTGCACAAACATATGGATGAATATGCACTGTGGAAGCGCTCACTGATTCGAGAAATCATGCGCTACCGTACATGGCTGGCACGTAACCAACTGGACACACCAGAGCTGCTCAAACAACTTGAACAAAGCATAAAGTCGCTGCGCGCAGACCATATCACCTTAGCTTTTATTGGTGAGTTTTCACGCGGCAAAACGGAACTGATCAACAGCCTGTTTTTTGCAAATTTTAGTCAACGCTTGCTGCCTTCTGCGGCAGGGCGCACAACCATGTGCCCCACAGAGATTTTTTTTGACTCTGGCCAAGCTGCATCTTCAATACAATTGCTGCCTATTGAAACACGTTACTATAACCACAGCATAACCGAGCTTAAACTACACCCTGAGCGCTGGCTCAGTATTGATCTGGACTACTCTGATACGGACAGTCTGATTCATGCTTTCGCGCATATTGCGCAAACCAAAAGCGTAGCAGCGGAAGAAGCCATTGCCTTGGGCTTTTTGCCTGATACATTAGAGCCCGCCGAACTGCCTGAGCATGTCTTAATTCCTGCCTGGCGCCATGCCTTGATCAATATTGATCACCCACTACTGCGTCAAGGCTTACGCATTATTGATACGCCGGGTCTGAATGCTTTAGGCAGCGAACCTGAACTGACTTTATCGTTACTGCCGCAAGCGCAAGCTATTGTGTTTTTGTTATCCGCAGAAAGCGGCGTTACAGCCAGTGACATGGCGATTTGGCAGGACTATGTACGTCCACATCAAGCCGCCCAGCCAACGCTACAGTTCGCCGTTCTCAATAAAATAGACACACTGTGGGACAGTCTTAACCATGATGCGTTCGCCGAATACAGCATCCAGATGATCCAAAATCAGACCGCACAAATACTCGGCCTGGAACCCTCACAAGTCTTACCTTTATCGGCCAAAGGCGCGCTACAAGCTAAAATTTACAACGACCCTGAACTGTTAGCGCGCAGCCGTATTAAAACACTAGAGGACACGCTATCCAGACATGTTGTGGCACAAAAGGAGCAGCATTTAGAGCGCAGCATTGTTGAACAGCTGTGCACCCTGCTGAGTAGCAGCCAAAAACGTATGAGCCAACGCATACAGTTAGCTGACACAGAAAGACAACAACTTAATCAGCAACCGCACAGCAACTCTAGCGTGTTACGAGATTTACTTGAGCAAGCAAAAATTGAGCACCAAGCCTACCACAGCAAGCTACTCAACCTAAAAAGCAATCAACGTTTACTGCATCGCCAAGGGGATATTCTTTGCGCCTTAATGAACTCCCACGCACTGAAGAACACTATTTTAGATACACAAAAAACTTTTACTAACAGCTGGACAACACTGGGTATCAATCGCGCCATTACTGACTTTTTTAAAGCCCTTGAAAACAACCTGCATGCATTTGAAAATGAAGCGTTGATGGCTAACAAAATGATACGGGCAATCTACTTACGCCATGACCTAGAGCAACCGGCTATCGGCATTGAGATTCCTGTTTTAAGGGTTAAACGCTATAGGCGAGACCTCGAGCTATTACGCACTAAAGCGGACGGCTTTCGCCGCAATATAAAAACATTACTGACTGAACAATATCAATTAAGCCGACGCTTTTTTTCTACGCTCGTACAAGAAGCAATCAGTCAGCATGAACGCATACGTCATGACACCTTGATCTGGTCAAATAATGCGCTAACCCCACTTATTCAGCAAAATCTTGAGCAAAAACAACTGTTAGAAAACCACATTTTACGCTTAAAATCATTAGCTCAGTCCGCGCATAGCAGCCAGCAACGCAATCAATTACTCAATCAATTTATTAGCGACCTGAGTGCGCAGCAGATAGAAGCACAGGAAATCCTGCGCAATATTAGCCGTCCAGCACCGCAGCGTCGTCACGCTAAAGTTGTGCAACTGGCAACGCCACTGACTGCAACCGGCAAAGATTGA
- a CDS encoding DUF167 family protein translates to MTSYVRWDADDLILLCHLQPGAKHSDFVGLHGERIKIRLNAPPVDGKANNQLIAFLSKAFAVPKHAIQIESGELSRQKRLRISKPNQIPERPEFKHLVI, encoded by the coding sequence ATGACCTCGTATGTGCGCTGGGATGCCGATGACCTAATTTTATTGTGTCATCTGCAGCCCGGTGCCAAACACAGTGACTTTGTCGGTTTGCATGGCGAGCGTATTAAAATACGCCTCAATGCTCCGCCAGTGGACGGCAAAGCCAATAACCAACTCATTGCATTTCTAAGTAAGGCCTTCGCTGTACCCAAACACGCGATACAGATAGAAAGCGGCGAACTTAGTAGACAAAAACGCCTGCGCATCAGCAAGCCAAACCAAATTCCAGAACGACCTGAGTTTAAACATTTAGTAATTTAA
- a CDS encoding YggT family protein has protein sequence MSGLTESLIYIIQTLGQLYLLIVVLRFVLQLVRADFYNPLCQFTVKATQPLLAPLRRLIPSVAGLDLAGLVLAVLLQLILISSILAISGVDVLQLIPNILAWSLIAIGSIFLKIFFFALIISVILSWVAPGSHNPGAQLTQQITEPMLAPIRNLLPNLGGLDISPIFAFIAINLLERLVITNLAVSTGLTGPIRALVSPFL, from the coding sequence ATGTCAGGACTTACTGAATCACTTATCTATATTATTCAAACATTAGGCCAGCTTTATTTGCTGATCGTCGTGCTGCGCTTTGTACTGCAGCTGGTACGCGCCGACTTTTATAATCCACTGTGCCAATTCACGGTCAAAGCCACTCAGCCGCTGCTGGCCCCTTTACGGCGACTGATCCCTAGCGTAGCCGGTCTCGACTTGGCTGGCTTGGTGCTGGCAGTGTTGCTGCAGCTGATCTTAATCAGCAGTATTCTCGCCATTTCAGGTGTTGATGTGCTGCAATTAATACCCAATATACTGGCCTGGTCTCTGATTGCGATTGGCAGCATATTTTTAAAAATATTTTTCTTTGCGCTGATCATTAGTGTCATCTTGTCATGGGTCGCACCCGGCAGTCATAACCCTGGTGCACAACTGACTCAGCAAATTACCGAGCCAATGCTCGCACCGATTCGCAACCTATTGCCCAACCTAGGTGGCTTAGACATCTCGCCGATTTTTGCATTTATTGCGATAAACTTACTGGAGCGCTTAGTGATTACCAACCTAGCTGTGAGCACCGGCTTAACCGGTCCAATTCGCGCGCTGGTCAGTCCTTTTTTATGA
- the proC gene encoding pyrroline-5-carboxylate reductase: MGNTQITFIGAGNMAASLIGGLCKQGVNAEHIRASDPGVAQLEALQNAYAIKTFTDNSLAVKDADIIVLAVKPQIMRQVCEQLAPHLTEQQLLISIAAGITSLSLSRWLGANKIIRCMPNTPALIQQGVSGLYATEHVTAQQREQAELLLSAVGLVVWLDTEELIDAVTAVSGSGPAYFFLLIEAITQAGVKLGLPEDIAAQLAKYTAQGAASMACQSALDATQLRLQVTSPNGTTEAAIDAFQQGGFNQLVDTAVRSAASRSQELAQQLSS; this comes from the coding sequence GTGGGCAACACACAGATTACATTTATAGGGGCTGGCAATATGGCAGCCAGCTTAATTGGCGGTTTATGCAAGCAGGGTGTCAACGCTGAACACATTCGCGCCAGCGATCCAGGCGTAGCTCAACTTGAAGCACTGCAAAATGCATACGCAATCAAGACCTTCACTGACAACAGCTTAGCTGTTAAAGACGCTGACATCATTGTACTTGCAGTTAAGCCACAAATAATGCGCCAAGTGTGTGAGCAACTCGCGCCGCATCTTACTGAACAGCAATTGCTCATTTCCATCGCAGCGGGCATCACCAGCTTAAGTTTAAGCCGCTGGTTAGGTGCTAACAAGATTATCCGCTGCATGCCCAATACACCGGCATTAATACAACAAGGTGTCAGCGGCCTGTACGCAACAGAGCATGTTACTGCACAGCAGCGTGAACAAGCAGAGCTTTTATTATCTGCAGTAGGCCTAGTGGTGTGGCTGGACACAGAAGAATTGATTGATGCCGTAACGGCTGTATCCGGTAGCGGGCCTGCATACTTTTTCTTACTGATTGAGGCCATCACTCAAGCCGGAGTAAAGCTGGGTTTACCTGAAGATATTGCCGCACAACTTGCTAAGTATACTGCGCAAGGCGCTGCAAGCATGGCCTGCCAGAGTGCGTTAGATGCGACACAACTACGACTACAGGTCACCTCTCCAAATGGCACAACAGAAGCCGCAATTGATGCGTTTCAACAAGGTGGCTTTAACCAATTAGTGGATACCGCTGTACGCAGCGCCGCATCACGCTCGCAAGAGCTTGCTCAACAATTGAGCTCATAA
- a CDS encoding type IV pilus twitching motility protein PilT: MDITELLAFSAKQGASDLHLSSGLPPMIRVDGDVRRINLPAMEHKQVHALIYDIMNDKQRKDYEEFLETDFSFEVPGVARFRVNAFNQNRGAAAVFRTIPSKVLSMEDLGLGEVFRNIADVPRGLVLVTGPTGSGKSTTLAALMDYLNSTKYQHILTVEDPIEFVHESKKCLINQREVHRDTHGFNEALRSALREDPDIILVGEMRDLETIRLALTAAETGHLVFGTLHTTSAAKTIDRIVDVFPGEEKSMVRSMLSESLQAVVSQTLLKKVGGGRVAAHEIMLGTPAIRNLIREDKVAQMYSAIQTGGALGMQTLDSCLKGLLAKGLINRDSAREKAKSPENF, translated from the coding sequence ATGGATATTACTGAACTGCTGGCATTTAGCGCCAAACAAGGTGCGTCTGATTTGCATTTATCATCGGGTTTGCCGCCTATGATACGTGTCGATGGTGATGTACGCCGAATTAATTTGCCCGCCATGGAGCATAAGCAAGTTCATGCGCTGATTTACGATATTATGAATGATAAGCAGCGCAAAGATTATGAGGAGTTTTTAGAAACTGACTTCTCTTTTGAAGTGCCTGGTGTGGCGCGTTTTCGGGTCAACGCATTTAACCAGAACCGTGGTGCAGCGGCAGTGTTTCGTACCATTCCTTCCAAGGTGCTTTCGATGGAAGATCTTGGTTTAGGTGAAGTGTTTCGTAATATCGCCGATGTGCCGCGCGGCTTAGTGCTGGTAACAGGGCCAACTGGTTCAGGGAAGTCAACCACGCTGGCAGCACTGATGGACTATTTAAATAGCACTAAATATCAGCATATTCTCACTGTTGAGGATCCTATTGAGTTCGTGCATGAGTCAAAAAAATGCCTGATTAACCAGCGTGAAGTTCACCGTGACACCCATGGTTTTAATGAAGCGTTGCGCTCTGCTTTACGTGAAGATCCGGATATCATCTTGGTCGGTGAGATGCGAGACTTAGAAACCATACGCTTAGCACTGACCGCTGCAGAAACCGGTCACTTAGTTTTTGGCACCTTGCACACCACCTCGGCTGCAAAAACCATTGACCGTATTGTGGACGTGTTTCCAGGTGAAGAAAAATCCATGGTGCGCTCCATGTTGTCGGAGTCGTTACAGGCGGTGGTCTCGCAAACCCTGCTGAAGAAGGTTGGTGGTGGTCGTGTTGCTGCGCATGAGATCATGTTGGGTACTCCTGCTATTCGTAACCTGATCCGTGAGGATAAAGTTGCACAAATGTATTCAGCGATCCAGACCGGTGGGGCGTTAGGCATGCAGACGCTAGACAGTTGCTTAAAAGGCCTGTTGGCGAAAGGCTTAATCAACCGCGACAGTGCACGTGAAAAAGCGAAATCTCCAGAGAACTTTTAA
- a CDS encoding PilT/PilU family type 4a pilus ATPase, whose translation MEFEKLLRLMVEKGASDLFITTGVAPSMKINGKIMPVTKTPLSPEMAREMVLGAMNEQQRRDFAKQLECNFAISARGIGRFRVSAFYQRNLIGMVLRRIETTIPSLEDLKLPEILKKLSMTKRGLVLFVGATGTGKSTSLAAMVGHRNRNSSGHIISIEDPIEFIHQHNKCIVTQREVGIDTESFEVALKNTLRQAPDVILIGEVRTRETMDYAVTFAETGHLCLATLHANNANQALDRIINFFPADRHEQVWMDLSLNLRAIVAQQLVPTPDGKGRRAVIEVLINTPLAADLIRKGDVHGLKPLMKRSTELGMQTFDQALYALYTQGEITYENALAHADSANDLRLMIKLGSEVAADHLSSMPTGLSLEISDENIDRRMR comes from the coding sequence ATGGAATTTGAAAAGCTTTTACGCTTAATGGTTGAAAAAGGTGCGTCTGACTTGTTTATTACAACAGGTGTTGCGCCTTCAATGAAAATCAACGGTAAAATCATGCCAGTCACTAAGACACCTTTGTCGCCAGAGATGGCGCGTGAAATGGTGTTGGGTGCGATGAACGAACAGCAGCGTCGTGACTTTGCTAAGCAGCTGGAGTGTAACTTTGCTATTAGTGCACGCGGTATTGGTCGTTTTCGAGTCAGTGCTTTTTATCAGCGTAACTTGATTGGTATGGTGTTGCGCCGTATTGAAACAACGATTCCGAGCCTCGAAGACTTAAAACTGCCAGAGATTTTGAAAAAACTGTCCATGACCAAACGTGGGTTGGTGTTGTTTGTCGGCGCCACAGGAACGGGTAAGTCGACTTCGTTGGCTGCAATGGTGGGGCATCGCAATAGAAACAGTTCTGGGCATATCATTTCGATTGAAGATCCGATTGAGTTTATTCACCAGCACAATAAATGCATTGTCACTCAGCGCGAAGTGGGGATCGATACTGAATCATTTGAAGTGGCTTTGAAAAACACACTGCGCCAAGCGCCTGATGTGATTTTAATTGGTGAGGTGCGTACTCGTGAAACTATGGATTACGCAGTAACTTTTGCCGAAACTGGCCACTTATGTCTAGCTACGTTGCACGCTAATAATGCTAACCAAGCACTGGATCGCATTATTAACTTCTTTCCGGCTGATCGTCACGAGCAGGTTTGGATGGATTTATCGCTTAACTTGCGTGCTATTGTTGCCCAGCAGTTGGTGCCAACGCCTGATGGTAAAGGCCGACGAGCTGTTATTGAAGTATTAATCAATACGCCACTTGCGGCAGATTTAATCCGCAAAGGTGATGTGCACGGCTTAAAACCTTTAATGAAACGCTCGACAGAGCTGGGCATGCAAACCTTCGATCAAGCGCTGTACGCGCTGTATACGCAAGGTGAAATAACCTATGAAAATGCTTTGGCGCATGCGGACTCAGCTAACGATTTGCGCTTAATGATTAAATTGGGATCAGAAGTAGCTGCTGATCATTTGAGCAGTATGCCGACTGGATTATCGTTAGAAATTTCTGATGAAAATATAGATCGGCGTATGCGTTAA